GGGCCAGGCACTTTGTTGTGGGAGGCTGTCCTGTGTGTTGTTGCCTCTACCCAGCCTCTACCCACTACATGCCAGTAGCATTTCCCCCCAATTGTGACactcaaaaatgtctccaaacatcgccaaatgtcccctggggcacaaaaaaatcacccccagttgagacCCACTGTCAATGGCATATTTCTCATGTTTTGACTCCCTATAGGCATTAATTAAGGcatgtattttattcctttttttcttatgaaaGGATGTGTGGTAACTTTCATTATGTTTCAGTGTTTTCTTCCTCTCACCCCTGAATTACAAGTACTTTAGAAAGAAATAGAACAGTTTTCAAGGTAAATGCAACTCCTGGCTCCTTGCCTGCCTTCACTTGCTCTGTTAAGCAGTGAAAGTTGAAATtttcttgtctctcctgactcccAGAGACAGCCTCACAAAGCATCACCTGGGCGTGGAGAGACAAGCAAGCCGTAGACCTTTCTGTGGCTCTGACCTACTGATGTACTGTTCTAATAAACGAAGTTGAAGTTAAGCAGCTTCTTTGAGAGCAAATTGCTGTACACACAGTCACTTTCTATTCTGAATAGGGCCTGTGCCCAGGAGGTTTGGGGGCTCCGTTTTTAGTTCTCAGAACTGCAAAACCCCAGTCTCACAGCCGCTCAGCCAGGAGCCTCCGCCCAGGCATTTCTGTGTGTGCTTCCTTTAAATGGTTTTCCTCGCTAACCCGTGAACACGCCTGGCTGCTCTCTGGTCCCCTTATGGTATCAGTTCTCCTTTCACCAGCTTAGGGCCAGACTTcattataaatgggtgttcatCAGATCACGCTAGTTGCCATAGCATTGTGGATTTCTTACGGTATTTCTTCCTCTATTGCTCTTGACATTTCTTTTACATCTCTTACCACAACTCCCAAAAGTCCCTcatgtttatataaaatattgaaattctCCTTAAAATGAGAACTTATTCTATTCTTTATTATAATCACACAGGCTTACCTTCTGCGTTACTTTCGTAAGGTTGTTGTGAGCATAATGTACATGTTCAGATTGAAAGTGGGGGTTTTAATACTTAGAAATACAAGATAAATTTAAGAtgattttgcttctcttttttccacCCACCCCCCTTCAAAAAAAATCAACTCCttgatttgaaaagaaaagaatgactgTTTCTTTTGCTTAACAGATGTGAATCCTTTCACTGCTCCTTTCCTTTTTAGCCAACGGTAGCAAGCATGTATGATACAGCCAGAGTATTTGTGCTGTCAGGTATAAAACCTTTCTAGCTGTAGTAACTCTTGCCACTGATATCAACTCACTTTGAATTTGGGGGCAGTCAGAGAAGGTTCATGGCATTGGGCTGAAGGATTGAAATGCTTAGCAAATTACCAGTGTCCCTCTGTGCTCCCTTTGTGGTTTGCCAAGCAAGATTTCCTTTCAACCTGTCTTCACACATTTGTTCATAACAACTTCCACCCTGCAGACTGCAAAGCCAGAGGTGGGCTGCAGTCGTCCTTACCAAATCAGAACAGGGTTGACATTGTAGGGGAACAAAACTTGCCACCCCCAAAATGTATCTCTTTGGCTTGAAGATTATTTGGGGCTGgttgtttttaagaaacaaaagattCAGGGagtctttctttttacctccTCCTTAAGCGCCTGAAAGAATTTAAAGGGCCTGGCCTAGGAAGAGTACTATCACCAGAGATGTCTGCAAAGAGTATGGGCTGGTATGGTGGGGGAGCTGAGCAGGCTGGGGACACCAAAGTCCTCTCTGTGTTCCATTGTCTTTGCATGGAGTAGCAAGCacttgtttaccaaacatttgtttttctatctCCATGTGagttgccttcctcccctttgaagtcccaaaccccgacctccttctcctctctcaGATGGCATGTAAGTTCCAACTGCCCAGCTTGTCCTTGGGCCTCATATTCCTATGGAACGCCCATAGGTAcataatttaatgtttttttctcctgttaatctgtctcatgtcattAACTCTTAGACCAGCCAGGAGAACCTACAGGGGCAGAGgaaaattttttccttcttcaacaTCTTCCTCTTCTACTCACAGAATAGAAACTCACTTTCAGGTTGAGTAGTACATCCTTAATTTTGCTGGTCTAGTCTTAATGGTATGTATTCCTGATTAATAGTTTGCAAGTTGCCTTGATGGGAGTGTATATATGAAAGGATAAAGGgggaaataaacatttatcatgCCTGTTAAGATACAATCTTGTTGATCTTCAAGTCAAAATTTGAGGTTTCTGAAATTGTGTTTGACTATAACTCACGGACAcattaaaaacattgtttttctgaaattcacACTTTAAAGTTAGGGTAAATTTAGAAAGGGAtaccttatataaaatatttgccatAACATTAAATAGGCAGTACTTCAATTACACAAAAAATTCAACATAATTTACAATTACCTATTCACGAAAGCATCTATGGTGTAAAGATAAACATGGTGATTAATAAGCTCAGTACAGAGAATTAAATCAGAAGTTGTCTATCAGAATGAGGAACTTGAGAAATTGCATatcttttttcctgccttttttttttttttttttttttgcggtacgcgggactctcactgttgtggcctctcccgttgcggagcacaggctccggacacgcaggctcagcggccatggctcacgggcccagccgctctgcggcatgtgggatcttcccggaccggggcatgaacccgtgtcccctgcatcggcaggcggactctcaaccactgcaccaccagggaagccccctgcctttTTTAAATGTAGGAAACTCTACTTTGGTGTaatatcttttatcttttatttaaatagtGGTGatataaagtgatttttttagtaATGACTTTTACaagttacatatatttttagaaCTCCTAAGTGCAGTGAGATTTAATACAGTACTGCTTATGTTAAATGAAAACTATTGATCATCTTCTCAATTCCTCTTAGTCTAATGAGTTCTGGTTTTAAAACTTATGTAAGAATAAAAGTATTGCTGTAACTGTGGAGAAAGCTGGATGTCTTGGGAAGTCTCCTGGTCGACTTTGAGTTATTATGTGATTCTCATGTATATGAAATTACTAGATTGGACACCCCTGTGTAGAGCCAGCACTTAGGGAGTCACCTGGAGTTACCAGGTCTTCCTTCGTCTctgcaaattaaaaataataagacagAAATAAGATTGCTACTATAAAAGAATAGTTGTATACTGTAAATATTTGAAGCCAGCATGTGTTTTTTCTGATGTTTCTCtgaacattttcttctctcagttAAACATTGaagtaaaaaaggagaaaaaatatttactgttttctattatttttcaatgaaaattGCACAGATGTGTTGGGAAAACCTCTAGTGATTTTGAACACATGGCTCTTGGGGAATCTGTATAGTgaattgtttctatattttaaattctagaacGAAACATGCTATGAGATTAAAGACTTAGAAGTGCCATGTGAACTTTAAACTTTCTGAGCACTGAAGAAATTACCATGTAGAGAATAAATGAGTCTTTAAGCAGTCTCTAACGAAGTAGCAGGTTACAGTTAAGGTTTATTCAACTTCAGTTTTATTCAGCTGTTTATGTTTGGTTCTTATCTGAGCAGAGAGAATGAGAGTACCATAGGagtagaaatagaaaagagaCTAAAGCTCCAAAGGTGCTTATGATCTCTTTAGGAAGATAAagcacacattcttttttattttaaattataatatatataatacagaGTATAGCCACCATCATTTGTCTTACTGTGACAAGACTGCATGGAAGAAAGAAATGACCGTTCAGAAAGGCTTAccctttaaatatttacttagatATTGGAGAAAATTTGGGTGACTTATTTAACTATGcacttcagttttttcatcagtAAATTGGCATACGTTAGGGTtgtaatgattaaaataatacatgtgaAGCATGtaagcagagtgcctggcacaataGCAAGTACTCAGTAAAGGATAGCTACTCATAATAGTAACATCATCTGGTTTAATCATAGTACTTATGAATTACATAGTATTTTTTCATTCTACAAATGAAGAACTTAACACTTAAAGTGGGTGATTTGCCTAAGATTGTCCAGCTAAATAAGAGGTGGAACTAGTATTGAATCTAGGGACTCTAACTCCAGAGACCAGTCTTGCAACGATGATACTGTTATACTtcctatcattcattcatttatttcacagAAATTAATTAAACATATTTACATGCTAGGTACTGTTTGTCattaataacattatttatattgaatacagaggaaaatatacaaaatgtgaTGAAGATCAGCATGTAATGgcattatattcatttttattttgacaaaGCCTAATCCAAATATTTAAGCATATTTATAAATAACATCTACTTAATAAATACTGGAATCAATGAATGTTGCTTCTCCCAGGATCATGAACCAGATAACACCAAATAAATAatgtgtttataaaataaaaccttgGATTTTTATAGTACATTATTCATACATTTAGATAGAACTTAAATGAGGAAATTTcttattcacttttttcttttactcgtTTTTAAAACTACCAACAAGACATTACCCATAGATGGACCCTTGTATTCTAACTACTAAAAAGTAGAAAAGTCATAAACCATTTGCTTCTTTATCCTATAGTTGTGATGTGTTGTGTTTTGAATAGAAGCATCCATGGTTGAGTTTAAACAGAAAATGGTCTGTTGGCTTCATATGCAGTGGGATCCTTTCAATATGCTTGACTTTTGCCTCTGTTAACTCTCTGCCATCTCAACTTTCACTATAAGTAGAACCGTAAAGTGAGTTttatgtttgcttgtttgtttgtttatttttaaaaaccaaagagaTTTTCTTGGTGCCTATTATCATCCAAGCTCTGACCTGTTAATCATGTAGTTTAGGGTCCCTAATAGAGTCATATGAACACTTTTCTGCTTGGTGTTGTTTTCCATTCAGAAATCAACCAGAGGGTTGTATATGTGGTGACTCAGATTTTGTAAAGAGATCATATAGTGTCTTCTTGAATGTTttatctaaaaaaagaaatataatgggGTCTGTGCTACTTCTGGCTGATGCAAGACAGGTGAGGATGTTTTTTATCTCAATTAAATAATTCAGTTGCTGACAGTCCGATCCTTGGCGTAGAACAAAAAAAATGGGTTTAAAAATGCTATATGGAAGGAAGCAAACTATTAGTAGAATCTGGATAACCAAAAGGTGCCTTTTCACAGAGCTGTAAGTCAAATCTTTCTCTGTAATGGATGTACAGGTCCTTATTTTTCTCAGATGGTTGACAAAAGAGTAATATGATGTTAGTACGACTAAACATGAAAATCCAATAAATGTGGTTCCAATGAGGCCTGCAGTCTGAGAGATCATGGCTCCTAGTTCCATCTGCCGATTGTAGCACAgggtctcttctccttctgtggccTCCACAACTGAGTAGTATATGATAATTGGAATAATTACGCCTAGAGCAACTACCCATATGTAAACACATAGTTTTCTAGCAAAGTTGGGCTGGCGAAATTTTTTCAGTAACTGGCCATAAAATATTTTCTCGTAGCACGAAGTGGTCTCTTGTGTGGAATCCTTTTTCATTAAGGTAGCATAGCGGCTTATGGCAATCCAACTTAAAATTAAGAGGCTGACAAACATACTTACATGCATGGATAGAGTTCCCAAAAAGTTGACCACCCTGCATTGCACAGATTGATATTCCCATTGAAAACCTTTCAGGAAATAGATAACCATGAAAGGCATGGCACTGCACACAAGCAAGTTTGCAGTCACAAGATGTGCTAGGTAGATGTGCGTTGATGTTTTCTTagctatttttgttaaaaataccCACTGAGAGAGAGAATTTCCAAAGAGACCAATGATACAAAGGAAGGTATAAATGATCGGTAAAGCCATGGAAGAGATCATGGATGGTTGAATACATGTTGAGTTGTTACTCATTTATATCAGATTTCCTTGAATTTTGCCacaggaactagaacaaaattgcAGATATTTAGTATTAAAATTATAGATGGTATTTCAGCTAAATAGTTTTTTTATAAAGCAttggataaaataaaatggtaacaTAAATATATTGGATGAAAAGGGAAAGTATAGATGCCGTCTCACCTTTTCTAATCACGATTGTCCAattgaaataaaagaaagttgCTTATTGTGGATGGTGCCTTtgtctaaaaaacaaaatttgataGAAATAGTTAAATGCCtgagatttattattttatgctAGAGaaatttataattcttatattaGATTTTAAGGCAATTTGTAAATGACAATTGATTTTTAGCCTagaaaggtaatttaaaaatttttaaggcaCATACTAGCCAAAGGAAAGTGTTGCAAAAGTATTTTGTGGCCATGTTAATAGAAGACCGATTTTTAATTACCACGTTAATTGTACctaaatacttttcaaaatggTGTCTTTTCATGGCTAAAGAACTTCTCTATAATCTAATACTATTAGAAAAGTCACTTTTCATATTTCAGAAGTAAACTTAATTCTACATAAACACTTAGGCAAGGTCCTAAATTGAACAGAAGGAAAGTGTAGTGACCAAGGATGGACACCAGAATCCCAGGGTCTTTACCAAATGGCATCAGTAATTTcttgtttcaaatatttaatgCTAATCTatcatacttcaagaaaaatctAGTTTAAGATTCTGTGTCAAAACTGTAGTTGCTACTGCTTGTTGGTTAGAGCACCCTCATGTGTCTTTGTGAGTAATTTAGTATCTTGGTTTTTCAGAGAAGTTTTTTTTAGAAGATATTTTAATCACAGTATAAATGCAGGtgtgattttgcttttttaatgtcttatttttaaatatttcttgcttcaaaaggtacaaatacaaactcctttttattcttatttttctcatgcCTTTACTTCTTTCAGGTGGAAGTAAGAAAACTTTTTGGATTCTGGTCAAATAAAAATCATGAGCTCTATTCAGAATGTGCttcatttctctgtatttttcacCATACCTTTCTAAGTACCACATTCTCCACTCTTTTATAATCTAGAATAGGGATTCTcgatctttttcttctcattctcttttgataaacacaaaatattttactaCCCACCGCCTTCTGAGATTCTTATATGCCCCCAGCCCCTCAGGAATATTTTACTCTCTACCCCTCTTCAGAATCATGATTATATTTTCTGCATCTTAGAGTATAGAAATAGGGATTTTTCCCAAAATATACCATTATAACtttgaaataactttttaaacCAATCTTCACCCAAAGGCTTTAAAGCTTGAGTATCTCTAGGTTCAAATACTAAGACCCTTAATGTCTACCAGtgtctttatcattttattttgttgctttgcaatttttatttagaaaatggtCCATATGCTTCAGAGTGAGTTTGTATCTGAATCCAGTACAGCCTGGCAAATTGgaattgattttaaaatcagTCAGAtaaaaaaacggttctgaagaacctaggggcaggacaggaataaagacacagaggtagagaatggacttgaggacacggggagggggagggttaagctgggacgaagtgagagagtagtattgacgtatatacactaccaaatgtaaaatagatagctagtgggaagcagctgcatcacactgggagatcagctccgtgctttgtgaccacctagaggggtgggatagggagggtgggagggagacgcaagagggaggcgatacggggatatatgtatacatatagctgattcattttgttatacagcagaaactaacccaacattgtaaagcaattatactccaataaagatgttaaaaaaaaagattgaggctgaaatgaaatatttacagacaaaCACCACCTGAGGGAGTTTATCAACAAGAGACTATCACTAAAGGAACTTTAAAGGATGTAgtttaggaagaaagaaaaatgctccCCAAAGGATGGTCTGCAATGCAAAAAGGAATGATGAGCAAATAAAATCGTAAACATTTATGTAAATCCAAACCAAAATAGTCATGTATTTTAAGAGTAATTTCAAATTTGTGGATTTAAAACAGGACAGAACGAAAGTGCTGGGCAAGAATAATATGCAAGTCAAGAGTGGGGTCTAACTTGATGTTCCAATGTCTTTGTATTCTTTGGGAGTGGGATTAACATACTGTTTCACTTTAGTATATGTCGAGTTAAATATGCATGACAAGATTTCAAGGTAACCacctaaaaaatagaaatagagtgcTGAAATTCTAATttacctgggggtggggggatggaacaaaaatgaaaaaaatcaattaaaatatggaataaatatttttaaaaagcaagattatagaaatcatcaaaataaatattaatggacTAACCTTGCCCATGAAAAGAGCAATCAGGGacgcagtgagagagtggcatggacatatatacactaccaaatgtaaaatagatagctagtgggaagcagccgcatcgcactgggagatcagctccgtgctttgtgaccacctagagggctgggatagggagggtgggagggaggggcaggagggaggagagatggggatatatgtgtacatatagctgattcactttgttatacagcagaaactaacacagcaatgtaaagcaattatactccaataaagatgtttttaaaaaatcagtcagAGAGTGAAATTAGCTAGtttatttcttaagaaaaaattatctgatcaaagtaaatttttatattacataagGAATGGAGCTTCCTTTTATGatgatgttaaagaaaaacactAACCCCTGCCTTGTGTAGATAATGCATTATGTACTAAAATCTATAAAGGTGGTGCTTCTGTATTAATGGATagtactcctttttttttaaactagaccACCACATAGAGGATCTGTTATCTCATATTATTCATTACCATTGCCTTGCTTTTCTACTAGCAAATGCTTCAGAACAGAAGAGAGGTAAAAAGACTTTCTCAGAGGCTAGCTTTATCAGACAGATGACATCGAAACTCTATAGGAACCTTCACTGTAACAAACGACAACTAGTTGACCATACTTAGCTTCCCAAACATCAAATTTGTATCTACTGTGTACCTCTGCTTTAAAAGTAAAGTTTGATTATAAAACTGCTAGataattcttttctaaaatttagaaaatactctaaAGCTTAAGAAATCAAATAACAATCACGTTATATATACAGGATTGCTCTCTAGAAAATGTGTACAAGTCTGCATTCCTCTCAGCAGAATGTCTTGTCTTGAATCACTCCTGTAAGACATTGTGCCTCTGCTAATTTGACAAATGAAAGAAGTCTACAGTTCTAACTTCAGTTACTAACAATTATCTACATAATTAATATGCTGACCTTTCTTAATGATCAGCTTTCAAAACTTAAACAGTTTAGTCCTGTTAGAGTTTTTATAGAATTAACTTTTAAGTTAAAAGTGATCAGTCTTACCTGTATGAGTAGTTTATGCCAACCAAGGCTCTGTTGTTCAGGGTGGTGATGCtaaatttcagattttaaattcTCTGATCATCACTCTTCCATTATCTTTCAGTTTTAGTCAGCGTGAATAGATTCTTGCATGACACGAACTGCAGtcggaagaaaaggaaattaaacaaGGGTATTGAAGAAATTCAGTAGTTACGGTAAATGTAGCAACtaccttctcaaaaaaaaaaaaaacaaccaaactcaTTTCTCTATTTCTATAGTGGGAGGAAATTAGTGGACAGTATATATACTGTGCTTCCTTTTGATTATTTCATGAACCGGTTACACCTCATTTAACTTCATTAGCATGCTTGGCAGAAGTTAAGTTCAAAGGTTTAATCCCCACGACTAGTTAGTTTTGTACAATACAGTGGTAGAGGGAACCACTCCATAGTAACCCAATAAAATATTGGTACAAACTTGTCTGTAAAATCGTTTGTGGATGGCTTATTTGCAATTCAGCTTTATCACGAATAAAGGGAAACTAAATGCAAAGTTTTCTTACTTGTAGCAGGTTACTGGAATCAAATATAGAGCTGGGGGATAAAGAAGTGAGGCCCAGAGCAGTACATTCAGGGGTTTGGGTCACATCTTGGTTAATTAATGAACTAACTTATTCTACTTCAAATTGTCCTGTGCTGCCTCCATTCAGATTCAAAGTAGTACATTGTTTGGAGCATTTCATAATGAATTTGGGGAATCCTGGAAAGTGCCAGAATCCGAAGACCAAATATGCCTCAAATAAAATCAATAGTTATATTACAATATAAAGAATTGTGAAAccaattttatgtatagtattgtTTAATCAGTCTATGAACTATTAACTAAATGAAAGCTAAGTGTGTACAGCTGAGGAGCCAGGCCTGCATCACACATTACCCTTCCTTGGGTAGTTAAACCAGTGGGAGTCTGAGAATGGGAACAGAAATCTAATTTCATCAAGCTCAAGTACTTTAGTTATCAGTaaatcttcatttaaaattaataaacgtACTTTGCCAGTTCTCATAACCCCTGATGCTTATCTTATTTCTTGTTGATTGCATAAATCCTTCCTAATGTTTGCTAATACTTCTCTGTAAAACTAAAGTGAGGACTACATGAGTGTCTGGATTTTGTTCTGCTGTTATTCATCTTTGCATTTGCAGTGCTTGCCATCATTTAATTAAGAACAGTGATTCATCCAGGGGTACATGGCCATTGACTGTAGAGTAATTTGACCTCTGGAATTCCTATCATTTTTACTTCAACAGTTTTTCATGTTCCAGGAAGGAATTATTTAGaacaaaaaaacacttcaaaataatttagagaagaaagaatggaaaaggaaTCCTGTTTATAAGTGATTGAAAGATAATTTTAGTATTACCTGTTTGAGGCTTAATAAGTACCTTCGGTCCAAGAAAAAAGAGTGTCCTTACTCTCCACAACTTATCTTCTGTTGTCCCCAAGGTCAGTAGATGACACCATCACTTCTTCAGTTATTCAAGCCAAAAACCTAGGAATCATCCTTGATGCCTCTCTTTCCTTCACATGTCACAGCCAATCAGTTGCTGCT
Above is a window of Mesoplodon densirostris isolate mMesDen1 chromosome X, mMesDen1 primary haplotype, whole genome shotgun sequence DNA encoding:
- the GPR82 gene encoding probable G-protein coupled receptor 82, translated to MSNNSTCIQPSMISSMALPIIYTFLCIIGLFGNSLSQWVFLTKIAKKTSTHIYLAHLVTANLLVCSAMPFMVIYFLKGFQWEYQSVQCRVVNFLGTLSMHVSMFVSLLILSWIAISRYATLMKKDSTQETTSCYEKIFYGQLLKKFRQPNFARKLCVYIWVVALGVIIPIIIYYSVVEATEGEETLCYNRQMELGAMISQTAGLIGTTFIGFSCLVVLTSYYSFVNHLRKIRTCTSITEKDLTYSSVKRHLLVIQILLIVCFLPYSIFKPIFFVLRQGSDCQQLNYLIEIKNILTCLASARSSTDPIIFLFLDKTFKKTLYDLFTKSESPHIQPSG